The Primulina huaijiensis isolate GDHJ02 chromosome 12, ASM1229523v2, whole genome shotgun sequence genome has a window encoding:
- the LOC140989950 gene encoding patellin-3-like: MAWEASRTDPQLVVHQPPPLAAEETELRLPQKLESAAEKPLESVDKETLTPFPVEEKLKEAIMVTEKSTPLDPSSLEPPLAGECVSLTLRETDSASSESRTLVSALEAQPQKSEPSKTLSKEAAQSEDEKPIGKEKVPVALGSFKEECNKPTDLSHFERRALEEFKYNVQEVLKVGLFSSDTPTAPEEVSIWGVPLLKDDRSDVILLKFLRARDFKVQESFDMLKNTIKWRKEFNVDELAEEDLGDDLEKVVFMQGHDKNGHPVCYNVYGEFRDKELYFNTFADEEKRMKFLRWRIQFLERSIRRLDFNPGGINTIFQVSDLKNSPGLGKRELHIATKQALQILQDNYPEFVAKQVFINVPWWYLAFYTMISPFLTQRTKSKFMFSGSTKTVETLCKYISPEQVPTRYGGLHVDFCECNPEFTVDDPATEITVKPMTKQTVEIIVNEKCTLVWELRVVGWDVSYCAEYIPNTERRRYTVIIQKTRKMAPTDEPVVSDNFSVSELGKILLTIDNPTAKKKKLFYRFKVAPYVD, from the exons ATGGCCTGGGAAGCCTCTCGAACTGATCCACAACTAGTTGTCCACCAGCCACCACCGCTGGCGGCGGAGGAGACAGAATTGCGACTACCGCAAAAACTGGAATCTGCTGCCGAGAAACCGCTGGAGTCGGTGGACAAAGAGACTCTCACTCCTTTCCCTGTTGAAGAAAAGCTGAAGGAGGCCATTATGGTGACAGAAAAAAGCACCCCACTAGATCCGTCGTCTCTGGAACCGCCGCTTGCGGGGGAGTGTGTTTCTCTCACACTAAGGGAAACTGATTCCGCATCCTCGGAGTCTCGGACGCTAGTTTCTGCTTTAGAAGCGCAACCTCAAAAATCTGAACCTTCCAAAACTCTATCCAAAGAAGCTGCACAGTCCGAAGATGAGAAACCGATTGGAAAGGAAAAGGTCCCTGTGGCTTTGGGTTCTTTCAAGGAAGAATGCAACAAGCCTACAGATCTCTCGCATTTCGAGCGCAGAGCACTTGAAGAGTTCAAATATAATGTACAAGAAGTTCTTAAAGTTGGCCTTTTTTCCTCGGACACTCCGACTGCGCCTGAAGAAGTGTCCATTTGGGGTGTGCCCTTGTTGAAAGACGATCGGAGTGACGTGATTTTGCTCAAGTTTCTACGAGCCCGCGACTTTAAAGTTCAAGAATCATTCGACATGTTGAAGAACACGATAAAATGGCGAAAGGAGTTTAACGTTGATGAATTAGCGGAGGAGGATTTGGGTGATGATCTTGAAAAGGTTGTCTTTATGCAGGGACACGATAAAAACGGACACCCGGTGTGTTATAATGTTTATGGGGAATTTCGGGATAAAGAGTTGTATTTCAATACGTTTGCTGATGAGGAAAAAAGAATGAAGTTTTTGAGGTGGAGAATTCAGTTTCTTGAAAGAAGTATTAGGAGATTGGACTTTAATCCTGGCGGGATCAATACGATTTTTCAAGTTAGTGATCTCAAGAATTCTCCCGGACTGGGGAAAAGGGAGCTTCACATTGCGACAAAGCAGGCTTTGCAGATACTTCAGGATAATTATCCTGAATTTGTGGCAAAGCAG GTGTTCATCAATGTCCCTTGGTGGTACTTGGCGTTCTACACAATGATCAGCCCTTTCCTGACTCAGAGGACCAAAAGTAAATTTATGTTTTCTGGATCAACAAAGACTGTCGAAACTCTTTGCAA GTATATATCTCCGGAGCAAGTGCCGACTCGATATGGTGGCCTTCATGTGGATTTCTGTGAATGCAACCCTGAGTTCACTGTCGATGATCCAGCCACAGAGATCACTGTGAAACCTATGACTAAGCAAACTGTGGAAATCATAGTAAATGAG AAATGCACTCTTGTTTGGGAGCTTCGTGTAGTGGGCTGGGACGTGAGCTACTGTGCCGAGTATATACCAAATACAGAACGTAGAAGATACACGGTGATCATACAGAAGACCAGGAAGATGGCTCCAACTGATGAACCGGTTGTGTCTGACAATTTCAGTGTTTCCGAGCTCGGTAAGATATTACTCACCATTGACAATCCCACTGCCAAGAAGAAGAAGCTTTTTTACAGGTTCAAAGTTGCGCCCTATGTTGACTGA